In the Helianthus annuus cultivar XRQ/B chromosome 11, HanXRQr2.0-SUNRISE, whole genome shotgun sequence genome, one interval contains:
- the LOC118484037 gene encoding ATP-dependent DNA helicase PIF1-like: MVHKHAFEALDRMMTDVFSEGRSIRSDIPFGGKVIVFGGDFRQILPVIPNGTRQEIVSASLSSSYIWSKCRLLRLTKNMRLTIGAESSNMESIREFAKWLIDIGEGNVGDDNDGDTIIEIPDDLLIIDICDQIQSLIDFVYPSIIEPFRIPGFFSERAILAPKNEVVHEINDRLLSLFPGDAKEYLSSDSICQTEQILDSFQESLYSTENLNALKISGLPNHRLVLKVGVPVMLLRNIDQQKGLCNGTRLQITFLGKRVIKAEVISGGNIGMRVFIPRINMIPSDKKIPFQFQRRQFPLSVCFAMTTNKSQGQSLSKVGLYLKDPVFTHGQLYVALSRVKTREGVKILIFDADGKPTNKTSNVVYKEFLLACNHCFF, translated from the coding sequence ATGGTACATAAACATGCCTTTGAAGCTTTAGATAGGATGATGACCGACGTATTTTCGGAAGGTAGGAGTATTCGTTCGGATATTCCTTTTGGAGGTAAAGTTATTGTATTTGGTGGTGACTTTAGACAAATACTACCTGTTATTCCTAATGGTACTAGACAAGAAATTGTTAGTGCATCTTTAAGCTCTTCATATATATGGTCAAAATGCAGACTCTTACGGCTGACTAAAAACATGCGTCTAACTATTGGAGCTGAAAGTTCAAATATGGAGTCTATCAGAGAATTTGCAAAATGGCTTATTGATATTGGTGAAGGAAACGTTGGAGATGATAATGATGGTGACACCATTATAGAGATACCAGATGATTTACTAATCATCGATATTTGTGACCAGATACAAAGTTTAATTGACTTTGTATATCCTTCAATTATTGAACCATTTAGGATTCCTGGATTTTTTTCCGAGCGAGCAATTCTAGCACCCAAAAATGAGGTAGTTCATGAAATTAATGATCGATTGCTTTCGTTATTTCCTGGTGATGCGAAAGAGTATCTGAGTTCTGATAGTATATGTCAAACTGAACAAATTCTTGATTCTTTTCAAGAAAGCTTATACTCAACAGAAAATTTGAATGCTCTTAAGATTTCTGGCTTGCCTAATCACAGATTAGTTCTTAAAGTTGGTGTTCCTGTGATGCTTCTTCGAAACATTGATCAACAGAAAGGGTTATGTAACGGTACAAGGCTTCAAATTACTTTTCTTGGTAAACGAGTTATAAAAGCTGAAGTTATATCTGGTGGTAACATTGGCATGAGAGTTTTTATTCCAAGGATTAATATGATCCCGTCTGACAAAAAAATACCTTTTCAATTTCAACGAAGACAATTTCCTTTATCAGTTTGTTTTGCTATGACAACTAACAAGAGTCAAGGACAATCGTTATCAAAGGTTGGTCTTTATTTGAAAGATCCTGTCTTCACTCATGGTCAATTGTATGTTGCATTATCAAGGGTCAAGACCAGAGAAGGCGTTAAAATACTAATATTCGACGCTGATGGAAAACCAACAAATAAGACTTCTAATGTTGTTTACAAAGAATTTTTACTAGCTTGTAATCATTGTTTTTTCTGA